The following proteins come from a genomic window of Dreissena polymorpha isolate Duluth1 chromosome 1, UMN_Dpol_1.0, whole genome shotgun sequence:
- the LOC127882297 gene encoding uncharacterized protein LOC127882297 yields the protein MKQERKESVLKMQQYVFFVVICVLCRCQRSNAASVTTERASFDVSSSSSHVTSQKTEWSTVTTVPNQDGQSITVTTAHLSGVFLAIARLQKKVEEQFKKQTSGSNVTMKNIYTLAVQLQRPVLTSESTEHARQCKAQTLLTAIRKMYGEFEPWCLEMASFIQEEVVTNYLFQTMDTLDYLVAESSFQQSPVTTENTYDVLKTLASLNVQSYRARNVIEMLWKTCF from the exons ATGAAGCAAGAACGAAAAGAATCAGTCTTGAAGATGCaacaat ACGTATTCTTTGTGGTCATTTGTGTACTGTGTCGATGCCAGCGTTCAAACGCGGCCTCTGTGACAACGGAACGTGCGAGCTTCGACGTCAGCTCCTCTTCGAGTCACGTAACAAGTCAGAAAACAGAATGGTCAACCGTAACAACGGTCCCAAACCAGGACGGTCAAAGTATAACCGTAACTACCGCGCACCTATCTGGTGTATTCCTGGCTATAGCGAGACTCCAGAAGAAAGTTGAAGAACAATTTAAAAAACAG ACAAGCGGCTCTAACGTTACAATGAAGAACATTTACACGCTGGCTGTGCAACTTCAACGGCCTGTATTGACGTCTGAATCAACGGAACACGCACGACAATGTAAAGCTCAG ACGTTGTTGACGGCTATTCGCAAGATGTACGGTGAATTTGAACCATGGTGTCTCGAGATGGCGTCCTTCATACAAGAAGAAGTGGTTACAAATTACCTTTTTCAGACAATGGATACGCTGGATTACTTA GTGGCTGAATCAAGCTTCCAGCAAAGCCCAGTTACGACTGAAAACACGTACGACGTCCTGAAAACTTTGGCGTCCTTGAATGTACAAAGTTATCGTGCAAGAAACGTTATTGAAATGTTATGGAAAACGTGCTTCTAA